Proteins from a genomic interval of Spea bombifrons isolate aSpeBom1 chromosome 4, aSpeBom1.2.pri, whole genome shotgun sequence:
- the ACAP1 gene encoding arf-GAP with coiled-coil, ANK repeat and PH domain-containing protein 1 — translation MTVTLDFAECLTDSPRTRAAMEEVESEVSDLESRLEKLVKLSAAMADGGRQYCGASRQFVGALRDLSSHAPGDSVLKECLKRFTDGLGAMVDSHTDLLDSIQESFKHKLLHLLKEDLRSFRDSRKELERCREGLESVLHHNAEISRKKTQEVQDSAVSVYTARRAFRERALEYALQINVIQGKKKFDILQFMLQVMDAHATFLAQSQLAIQSLDQYRRDLATQVHQSVLEAAREQRDLEQKLITIKDKEVSDEDAVSQGEDASSDVVIEGYLFKRASNTFKTWSRRWFSIQNNQLVYQKKVDVVTVVVVDLRLCAVKLCPDADRRFCFEVVSPTKSCMLQAESERVLQLWVSAVQRSITTAYNDNKRDSGSLRLPRSATEAPEQQRGLQCAQDAVLRVPGNAACCDCRAAEPEWASINLGVTLCIECSGIHRSLGVHFSKVRSLTLDSWEPELIKLMCELGNNTINAIYEARVEEMNIKKPTSCSTRSEKEIWIRAKYVEKKFITKLPQTALRTSAPQTNRPISSPEVRSAGHRPNSGADVKPQTGRATAATARQRGSEHGADAEENQSLSRLRKTPKPVLRPKPGLAPPMRGGGCGYGEAVDVRSLHPGALLYRAAEHRYLPTMADALAHGADVNWVRADEDGKTPLIRAVLSDSLVACEFLLQNGANVNQADKDGRGPLHHATLLGYTGLACLFLKRGADINAVDTRGKDVLSIAIETANADIVTLLRLVKMRDSDLAHGQAGDETFMDIFRDFSLMASDAPEKLSRRSHDMRLSTL, via the exons ATGACAGTCACTCTGGACTTTGCGGAATGTCTCACGGACTCGCCACGTACCAG GGCAGCCATGGAGGAGGTGGAATCAGAGGTCTCCGATCTGGAGTCTCGGCTGGAGAAG CTCGTCAAACTCTCAGCCGCCATGGCCGACGGCGGCCGTCAGTACTGCGGTGCCAGCCGTCAGTTTGTGGGAGCCCTGAGAGACTTATCCTCCCACGCGCCGGGGGACTCCGTGCTCAAG GAATGTCTCAAGCGTTTCACCGATGGTCTCGGTGCCATGGTAGACAGTCACACG GATCTTCTGGACTCCATTCAAGAAAGCTTCAAACACAAACTTCTTCATCTTCTGAAAGA GGATCTGAGATCTTTTCGAGACAGTCGGAAGGAGTTAGAACGCTGCCGGGAGGGCCTGGAGAGTGTCCTGCATCACAACGCAGAGATATCCCGCAAGAAAACCCAAGAGGTGCAGGACTCGGCAGTCTCCGTGTACACAGCCCGTCGGGCCTTCCGAGAGCGAGCGCTGGAATACGCCCTGCAG ATTAATGTCATTCAAGGAAAGAAGAAATTTGATATCCTGCAATTT ATGCTGCAGGTGATGGACGCCCACGCCACCTTCTTGGCACAGAGTCAGTTGGCCATACAGAGCCTGGATCAGTACCGCCGTGACCTGGCCACGCAG GTTCACCAGTCTGTGTTGGAAGCGGCCCGGGAGCAGAGAGACCtggagcagaagctcattaccaTCAAAGACAAG GAGGTCTCTGACGAGGATGCCGTCTCGCAGGGTGAGGACGCGTCTTCTGATGTAGTGATAGAAGGATATCTCTTCAAACGGGCCAGTAATACATTCAAGACGTGGAGCCG TCGCTGGTTTTCCATCCAGAATAATCAGTTGGTTTATCAGAAGAAAGTG GACGTCGTGACCGTCGTGGTGGTCGACCTTCGCCTCTGTGCGGTTAAACTCTGTCCCGATGCCGACAGACGGTTTTGCTTCGAGGTTGTGTCGCCGACAAA GTCATGCATGCTGCAGGCAGAGTCCGAGCGGGTCTTACAGCTGTGGGTCAGCGCAGTCCAGCGCAGCATCACGACCGCCTACAACGACAACAAGCGGGACAGCGGCAGCCTA CGCCTGCCACGATCTGCTACCGAGGCGCCCGAGCAGCAGAGAGGTTTGCAGTGCGCACAGGATGCCGTGCTGAGGGTCCCTGGAAACGCCGCCTGCTGTGATTGCCGGGCAGCCGAGCCGGAGTGGGCCAGCATCAATCTGGGGGTGACTCTTTGCATAGAGTGCAGCGGGATCCACAG AAGTTTAGGGGTACATTTCTCCAAAGTCCGCTCGCTGACGCTCGATTCCTGGGAGCCGGAGCTCATTAAG CTCATGTGCGAACTCGGAAACAACACAATCAACGCCATTTACGAGGCCCGAGTGGAAGAAATGAACATAAAGAAACCAACTTCCTGCAGTACACG CAGTGAGAAGGAGATATGGATTCGGGCAAAGTATGTAGAGAAGAAGTTTATCACCAAGCTCCCTCAGACGGCGCTGCGCACCTCCGCTCCTCAAACCAACCGGCCAATCAGCAGCCCTGAAGTAAGGAGCGCAGGACACAGGCCTAACAGCGGAGCCGACGTGAAGCCGCAGACGGGCCGGGCGACCGCCGCCACGGCCAGACAACGAGGGAGTGAGCATGGGGCGGACGCAGAGGAGAACCAATCACTCAGCAGGCTCCGAAAAACTCCTAAGCCAGTGCTGAGACCGAAACCGGGCCTGGCTCCGCCCATGAGGG GGGGAGGCTGTGGATATGGGGAAGCGGTTGACGTGCGCAGCCTCCACCCCGGGGCCCTCTTATACCGAGCCGCTGAGCATCGCTACCTCCCTACAATGGCAGACGCTCTCGCCCACGGCGCGGACGTGAACTGGGTGCGGGCGGATGAGGATGGGAAGACCCCTCTGATCCGGGCCGTGCTGTCG GACTCTCTTGTTGCCTGTGAGTTTCTTCTGCAAAACGGGGCGAATGTAAACCAAGCCGATAAGGATGGAAGGGGGCCGCTGCACCACGCCACCCTGCTGGGGTACACAGG GCTGGCGTGTCTCTTCCTGAAGCGGGGCGCGGATATTAACGCCGTGGACACCCGCGGGAAAGACGTCCTCTCCATCGCCATAGAAACGGCCAACGCCGATATCGTGACTCT GCTGCGCTTGGTGAAGATGAGAGACAGCGACCTCGCGCATGGACAAGCAG GAGACGAGACGTTCATGGACATATTCCGCGACTTCTCTCTCATGGCTTCAGACGCCCCAGAGAAGCTCTCCCGCAGAAGCCATGACATGCGGCTCAGCACCCTGTAA